From the genome of Lutzomyia longipalpis isolate SR_M1_2022 chromosome 2, ASM2433408v1, one region includes:
- the LOC129788909 gene encoding ketimine reductase mu-crystallin, translated as MSQQPVYICEEDVKRLLKWEEVYEAVKVALLSAASNESFSQPARSFTVASPQSGLLLSMPCYLGDYQLSVLSGEKSYRTLACKLVTAFSLNPTRDPPVPKILGNIFLFHPDTGALEAILEATDITAWRTACASLVATQCLYFDTRLRHQDVILSIVGCGVQGRIHSIGMCTTFPFTEIRLWNRTESRATQLAHELTELAEQFKNPSIKITVHSCLESCLDGGDVIVIATSSPRAIIERKHLKDDVHINAIGAGEVHHAEIHQNVYDAAKVYVDHWEGAKTELKDLKAEIVGLVGDVLSQKKPTPRRGITIFQSLGMALEDATAAQLIFEKYKMTHG; from the exons ATGAGTCAACAGCCAGTCTATATATGTGAAGAAGATGTTAAGAGACTTTTAAAGTGGGAGGAGGTATATGAAGCTGTTAAAGTGGCTCTACTCTCTGCAGCTTCCAATGAGAGTTTCTCGCAACCTGCACGATCTTTCACTGTGGCATCTCCTCAGTCAG gTCTTCTGCTTTCTATGCCATGCTATTTGGGCGATTATCAGTTGTCAGTGTTATCAGGGGAAAAGTCTTATCGCACATTAGCTTGTAAATTGGTTACAGCGTTCTCATTGAATCCAACACGCGATCCCCCAGTCCCAAAAATTCTCGGGAATATTTTCCTGTTTCACCCGGATACCGGGGCTCTTGAGGCAATTCTCGAGGCAACTGACATCACAGCTTGGAGAACGGCATGCGCTTCCTTGGTTGCAACACAGTGTCTATACTTCGACACTCGTTTGAGGCACCAAGACGTGATTCTGTCTATTGTCGGTTGTGGAGTTCAGGGTCGAATTCATTCAATCGGAATGTGCACTACTTTCCCATTCACTGAAATTAGATTGTGGAATCGCACAGAATCAAGAGCCACACAGCTCGCACATGAACTCACCGAACTTGCTGAACAATTCAAAAATCCTTCCATCAAAATCACCGTCCATTCATGCCTGGAAAGTTGCCTGGACGGTGGGGATGTGATTGTCATTGCAACGAGTTCCCCACGGGCAATAATTGAGCGCAAACATTTGAAAGATGATGTACATATAAATGCAATAGGAGCTGGTGAGGTACATCACGCAGAAATTCATCAGAATGTGTATGATGCGGCAAAGGTGTACGTGGATCACTGGGAAGGGGCAAAGACGGAGCTGAAAGACCTCAAAGCGGAAATTGTGGGACTCGTGGGAGACGTACTGAGCCAGAAAAAACCCACACCGCGTCGTGGAATAACCATCTTCCAGTCACTCG GAATGGCATTGGAAGACGCCACAGCGGCCCAactgatttttgaaaaatataaaatgactCACGGATAG